Proteins encoded in a region of the Synechococcus sp. BIOS-U3-1 genome:
- a CDS encoding CCRG-2 family RiPP, translated as MVVITQAIDSRDGVFIRGKHPHNNLKPMTNNELTLDQLTTISGGVVAGPNGEICTDRFTWKDIKDIFGGGKSIVHPEFRLGSSANPGGDDI; from the coding sequence ATGGTGGTCATAACTCAAGCCATTGATTCGAGAGATGGTGTGTTCATCAGGGGGAAACACCCCCACAACAACCTCAAACCCATGACCAACAACGAACTCACTCTTGATCAACTCACCACTATTTCTGGTGGAGTAGTGGCGGGTCCTAATGGGGAAATTTGCACTGATCGCTTCACCTGGAAAGACATCAAGGACATCTTTGGTGGAGGCAAGAGCATTGTTCATCCAGAGTTCCGACTCGGCAGTAGTGCAAATCCAGGCGGTGACGACATCTGA
- a CDS encoding glycosyl hydrolase family 57, giving the protein MQKSSRNWPSSTERGVKSLKSAFACALHMHQPTVPAGLNGALISHLQYMLEHPDEGDNHNAEPFADCYKRMANLIPELIREGCDPRIMLDYSGNLLWGVTQMERRDITEALHYLACDAEMNRHVEWLGTFWSHAVAPSTPIPDLALQISAWQHQFADLFGDNALQRVRGFSLPEMHLPNHPDTLFALVNSLREAGYRWLLVQEHSVEQLDGSPLSCQQRFIPNRLVARSSSGEEISITALIKTQGSDTKLVGQMQPCEEAFGLSCQRLGNTEFPSLVSQIADGENGGVMMNEFPEAFRQANRRIRDSNTGTAALNGSEYLEQLDALGLKTSDLPPIQAVHQHRLWQRAGASGGVEKTAASIEELRSANDGFSMEGASWTNNLSWVEGYDNVLQPMQRFSASFHQQFDQQLSEQPRLSQSPAFRDALMHLLLLETSCFRYWGQGQWTQYATDIYDQGMRLLHR; this is encoded by the coding sequence ATGCAGAAATCAAGCCGGAACTGGCCATCATCAACCGAACGCGGAGTTAAGAGTCTGAAGTCGGCTTTCGCCTGCGCCCTGCACATGCATCAGCCCACCGTGCCTGCAGGTCTCAATGGAGCACTGATCTCTCACCTGCAGTACATGCTGGAGCACCCAGATGAAGGTGATAACCACAACGCTGAACCTTTCGCTGATTGCTACAAGCGCATGGCCAATCTGATCCCGGAGTTGATCCGAGAGGGTTGCGATCCGAGAATCATGCTCGATTACTCAGGAAATCTGCTCTGGGGCGTCACGCAGATGGAGCGCCGAGACATTACGGAAGCTCTTCATTACCTGGCCTGCGACGCTGAAATGAACAGGCACGTGGAATGGCTAGGCACGTTCTGGAGCCATGCTGTTGCACCCTCCACTCCCATTCCAGATCTGGCTCTGCAGATCAGCGCCTGGCAACACCAGTTCGCCGATCTATTTGGCGACAACGCTCTCCAGCGAGTACGAGGTTTCTCACTGCCGGAAATGCACCTGCCCAATCACCCGGATACTCTTTTTGCTCTAGTGAATAGCCTGCGCGAAGCCGGTTATCGCTGGCTGCTGGTGCAGGAGCACAGCGTGGAGCAGCTGGATGGTTCTCCCCTCAGTTGCCAACAGCGCTTTATTCCCAACAGGCTGGTGGCCCGTTCCTCCTCAGGCGAGGAGATCAGCATCACAGCCTTGATCAAAACCCAGGGGTCCGACACCAAACTCGTCGGGCAGATGCAACCGTGTGAGGAGGCGTTTGGACTCAGTTGCCAACGGCTTGGCAACACAGAGTTCCCTTCTCTCGTTAGTCAAATCGCAGACGGAGAAAACGGTGGGGTCATGATGAATGAATTTCCGGAAGCCTTCCGTCAAGCCAATCGCCGCATTCGAGACAGCAACACTGGTACAGCCGCACTCAATGGATCGGAATATCTTGAACAGCTCGATGCACTGGGACTGAAGACGAGCGACCTTCCCCCCATCCAAGCTGTGCACCAACATCGTTTATGGCAAAGGGCTGGTGCGTCGGGTGGAGTGGAAAAGACTGCGGCAAGCATCGAAGAGCTCAGGTCTGCCAACGATGGTTTTTCGATGGAAGGCGCTTCATGGACCAACAACCTCAGCTGGGTTGAGGGATACGACAATGTGCTCCAACCCATGCAACGCTTCAGCGCAAGCTTTCATCAGCAGTTCGATCAGCAGCTCTCTGAGCAACCACGCTTGTCACAGTCACCAGCATTTCGAGATGCACTAATGCATCTGCTGCTATTGGAAACAAGCTGTTTTAGATACTGGGGACAAGGTCAATGGACCCAATACGCAACTGACATTTACGATCAAGGGATGCGGCTTTTGCACAGATAG
- a CDS encoding TIGR03894 family protein has product MAEKELLREVALELWGSVKKLRPGLPRESRLELTLKALMVIGDLHDQVQAAVVVGVIAEQEPPENEPEGQDVTMSANSADSAPEVEQTPDGRRVVRRRSRSTG; this is encoded by the coding sequence ATGGCAGAAAAGGAACTCCTCAGAGAGGTGGCACTTGAGCTCTGGGGCTCAGTCAAGAAGCTGCGTCCAGGCCTACCAAGGGAGTCTCGGCTTGAGCTCACCCTCAAAGCCCTGATGGTGATCGGCGACCTGCATGATCAGGTGCAGGCGGCGGTGGTGGTCGGCGTGATCGCTGAACAGGAACCCCCTGAGAACGAGCCTGAAGGCCAGGACGTGACAATGTCTGCAAACTCCGCAGACTCTGCCCCCGAAGTCGAACAGACACCTGACGGCCGCCGGGTGGTGCGTCGGCGCTCCCGTTCCACCGGTTGA
- a CDS encoding DCC1-like thiol-disulfide oxidoreductase family protein, which translates to MALTLVYDGGCPFCRHFAQRSELMGGLPDLVIRDGRSDHALRAELRNKGFNLSNGAVLMDEEQIWHGSEAIAMLCQQLSPSDPLLRLLNGLFSNSGRANRLYPGLLLARQIALAVRGLPVDPDQA; encoded by the coding sequence ATGGCTCTCACTCTCGTCTACGACGGCGGCTGCCCGTTTTGCAGGCATTTCGCCCAGCGCAGTGAACTCATGGGTGGTCTGCCCGACCTGGTAATCAGGGATGGGCGCAGTGACCATGCACTGAGAGCTGAACTACGCAACAAAGGGTTCAATCTCAGCAACGGCGCCGTTTTGATGGATGAAGAACAGATCTGGCATGGAAGTGAAGCCATCGCGATGCTCTGCCAACAGCTGTCACCCAGCGATCCTCTGCTGCGCCTGCTGAATGGTTTGTTCAGCAATTCAGGACGAGCAAATCGGCTCTATCCAGGACTGCTTCTCGCAAGACAAATCGCTCTGGCTGTGCGCGGACTGCCTGTGGATCCTGATCAGGCTTGA
- a CDS encoding Nif11 family protein produces MSMKQLETFLTRANGNDNIRQEVEQCAGDTTCVAKVGLRHGHKFSAANFSRWQREHK; encoded by the coding sequence ATGTCCATGAAGCAACTGGAGACTTTTCTCACAAGGGCCAACGGCAATGACAACATCCGCCAGGAGGTTGAGCAGTGTGCTGGTGATACAACCTGTGTTGCCAAGGTGGGACTGCGCCATGGTCACAAGTTCTCTGCTGCAAACTTCAGCCGCTGGCAACGCGAGCACAAGTGA
- a CDS encoding prohibitin family protein gives MQSPSSMRSVNPGGPEGGLVAIVALVLAGLLLLGQALFVVPAGEVAVITTLGKVSGVPRQPGLNVKAPLVQQVWPFSIRTQVKPENFATLTKDLQVIQATATIKYALRPDEAGRVYSTIASSDRDVYPRIIQPSLLKALKSVFSQYELVTIASEWNDISSLVASTVAEELDQFDYVKVVGLDLTGLEIGQEYRAAIEQKQIAEQQLLRAQTEVKIAEQEALRYDTLNESLDDQVLYKLFLDKWDGQTQVVPGLPGASGSTPPVIVGRK, from the coding sequence ATGCAGAGCCCTTCGTCGATGCGATCGGTCAACCCAGGAGGTCCTGAAGGAGGCCTGGTGGCGATCGTTGCCCTTGTCCTGGCCGGTTTGCTGCTCTTGGGTCAGGCGCTGTTCGTGGTTCCAGCCGGTGAGGTTGCGGTGATCACCACCCTTGGCAAGGTGAGTGGGGTTCCGCGTCAGCCAGGACTCAACGTGAAAGCACCCCTGGTTCAGCAGGTCTGGCCATTCAGCATCAGAACCCAGGTGAAACCAGAGAATTTCGCCACGCTCACCAAGGATCTTCAGGTGATCCAGGCCACAGCCACCATCAAATACGCCCTGCGTCCGGATGAAGCGGGTCGTGTTTACAGCACGATTGCCAGCAGTGATCGCGATGTGTATCCCCGCATCATCCAGCCTTCGCTGCTGAAGGCTCTTAAGTCTGTGTTCTCCCAGTACGAACTCGTCACCATCGCTTCGGAGTGGAACGATATTTCTTCGCTTGTGGCTTCAACGGTTGCTGAGGAACTGGACCAGTTCGATTACGTGAAGGTTGTAGGTCTGGATCTCACCGGTCTGGAAATTGGTCAGGAATACAGAGCTGCGATTGAGCAGAAACAGATTGCTGAGCAGCAGCTGCTGCGCGCCCAGACGGAGGTCAAAATTGCCGAACAGGAAGCATTGCGTTACGACACGCTCAACGAGAGCCTCGATGATCAGGTCCTCTACAAACTCTTCCTGGACAAGTGGGATGGCCAGACCCAGGTTGTTCCTGGACTGCCAGGAGCTTCCGGCAGTACCCCACCGGTGATTGTCGGCCGCAAGTGA
- a CDS encoding SagB family peptide dehydrogenase, whose protein sequence is MLSYQFREGVHIAFNESDVVITTPYATRLNSIQQSLHIDRPTDALKILLRDLLDRGVSREQHLELLGQLEGFYTKGLLSVELVGLEGAAISLNPVKSLLRRKNAPGGDYRVRFSRFVNVQPLVDGLEITSPLSSATVRLKDQRLFPILMQLVLACDEATLKEALPIDLRSHYADIISLLLSSDIAGVCDGQGVADIDQEAVEAGWTTEDLAFHCHTREQMIDVCRYQAIPTSNNTNQLPAKHQRIILSTAALPSPSRINHNLSFFQVVRERKTIRRYQEQPVTAAVLSDFLWHSMHIREEILCDPGLSRAYPGLLRPVASAGALHSIELYLCINRCIGLQSGFYHYDSCNHSLGKLRDLGEPCLQMLDLAAASTCRAPQVASVSPGLGQRPDVLVVMSARYGRNASLHQQTGLSYALILKDVGSIYQQLYLVATALGLAPCGLSFGSSELFEQASGLSSRLECSVGEFMIGNPLSTDGYGLRAGSDLRP, encoded by the coding sequence ATGCTGAGCTATCAATTCCGCGAGGGTGTTCACATTGCTTTTAATGAGAGCGATGTTGTTATTACGACCCCTTATGCCACACGACTGAATTCAATTCAACAAAGCCTACATATTGATCGTCCAACTGATGCGCTGAAGATTCTTTTAAGAGATCTATTAGATCGTGGGGTTAGTCGAGAACAGCATTTAGAGCTTCTCGGTCAGCTTGAAGGCTTTTACACGAAAGGGTTGCTTTCGGTTGAGCTCGTTGGTTTAGAGGGTGCTGCGATTTCTCTTAATCCCGTGAAGTCTTTGCTTCGCCGAAAGAATGCTCCAGGGGGTGACTATCGCGTTAGGTTTTCTAGATTTGTCAATGTTCAGCCTTTAGTTGATGGGCTAGAAATCACATCACCGTTGTCATCTGCAACTGTTCGTCTGAAGGATCAACGATTGTTCCCGATCCTGATGCAGCTTGTTTTGGCGTGCGATGAGGCTACGCTCAAAGAGGCTCTTCCCATTGATCTACGTTCGCATTATGCGGATATTATTTCACTATTGTTGAGCTCAGATATTGCAGGAGTTTGTGATGGTCAAGGTGTCGCAGATATTGATCAAGAAGCTGTTGAGGCGGGCTGGACGACTGAAGATCTTGCGTTTCACTGTCATACGCGTGAACAGATGATTGATGTCTGTCGTTATCAAGCAATCCCCACTTCAAACAATACAAATCAGCTACCTGCGAAGCATCAAAGAATCATTCTCTCTACAGCAGCTCTTCCTAGTCCTTCCCGGATTAATCACAACCTGAGTTTTTTTCAGGTCGTTCGCGAACGTAAAACAATCCGTAGGTATCAGGAGCAGCCGGTTACTGCTGCGGTGCTAAGTGATTTCCTCTGGCATTCCATGCACATACGTGAGGAAATTCTTTGCGATCCGGGACTTTCTCGAGCCTATCCAGGCTTGTTGAGACCTGTCGCCAGCGCTGGAGCCCTTCATTCCATAGAGCTCTATTTGTGCATCAACCGATGTATCGGCCTTCAGTCCGGGTTTTATCACTACGACTCGTGCAATCACTCTCTGGGAAAGCTCCGTGACCTTGGTGAGCCCTGCCTGCAGATGCTGGACCTTGCAGCTGCCTCGACCTGCCGTGCACCTCAAGTGGCTTCTGTTTCACCGGGACTGGGCCAGCGACCCGATGTTCTTGTTGTCATGTCTGCCCGGTACGGCAGAAATGCAAGTCTTCATCAGCAAACTGGTTTGTCTTATGCGTTGATCCTTAAAGATGTCGGGTCGATCTACCAGCAGCTTTATTTGGTTGCGACGGCTCTCGGACTCGCGCCTTGTGGTCTCAGTTTTGGAAGCAGCGAATTGTTTGAGCAGGCATCAGGTCTTTCCAGTCGGCTGGAATGTTCCGTCGGTGAATTCATGATCGGCAACCCACTATCCACGGATGGCTATGGCTTAAGAGCCGGCTCTGACCTGAGGCCTTAA
- a CDS encoding SOS response-associated peptidase: MCGRYALSTPLIKLPPVLLNSMDQEHRSRYAPRDLIVPGEPLLACRTDQSGPEASLMLWGLIPGWLKDPSQGPRPFNARAETVADKPSFRASWRHRRCLIPASGFFEKGRIIRRIDRQPFWLAGLWERWLGSDGSEVDTCTVLTTVPNELVKPLHHRMPVLIPEGLEEAWMAAVDGHQLKAFEPLLGPWDSNGWEAVSNKDDGQLSLLSDLLT; the protein is encoded by the coding sequence ATGTGTGGTCGTTATGCCCTCTCCACGCCTCTAATCAAGTTGCCGCCTGTTTTGCTTAACAGCATGGATCAGGAACATCGCAGTCGCTACGCACCACGGGATTTGATTGTTCCTGGCGAGCCACTGCTTGCATGTCGTACTGATCAATCGGGCCCAGAGGCATCGCTCATGCTCTGGGGTCTGATCCCCGGCTGGCTGAAAGATCCTTCCCAGGGCCCCAGGCCTTTTAATGCCCGTGCAGAAACAGTGGCTGATAAGCCCAGTTTTCGAGCCTCTTGGCGTCATCGACGTTGCCTGATTCCTGCCAGTGGTTTTTTCGAAAAAGGTCGCATCATCAGGCGGATCGATCGCCAACCCTTTTGGCTTGCTGGTCTCTGGGAACGATGGCTGGGTAGTGATGGCAGTGAGGTTGATACATGCACGGTCCTCACCACGGTTCCGAATGAACTCGTCAAGCCGCTGCATCACCGCATGCCCGTGCTGATTCCTGAGGGATTAGAGGAAGCCTGGATGGCAGCCGTGGATGGCCATCAGTTAAAAGCGTTTGAGCCGCTGCTTGGTCCCTGGGATTCCAATGGCTGGGAAGCGGTCTCAAACAAAGATGATGGCCAGCTTTCGTTGCTGTCTGATTTGCTCACTTAA
- a CDS encoding DoxX family protein — MIRTILTRPFLADAGLLLLRVFTGVLLIHHGYEKLANISNFADAFVRPLGLPFPITLSYIAAFSEVGGSWLLITGLLTRFGALAILGTMTVAIYHAVSTAGFNIYLLELLGLYFASATAILAVGPGRLSVDELIARRFSSDARSQADQLESAFSADQVSIEAVKADVVADGVG, encoded by the coding sequence GTGATCAGGACAATTCTTACTCGTCCATTTCTTGCTGACGCAGGTCTGCTCTTGCTCCGGGTCTTCACCGGAGTGCTCCTGATCCATCACGGCTACGAAAAGCTCGCCAATATCAGCAATTTCGCCGACGCGTTCGTTCGTCCTTTGGGATTGCCTTTCCCGATCACCCTGTCTTACATCGCAGCTTTCTCGGAAGTTGGAGGCAGCTGGTTGTTGATCACAGGTCTCCTAACTCGTTTCGGTGCTTTAGCCATCCTGGGAACGATGACAGTGGCCATCTATCACGCTGTCAGCACCGCTGGATTCAACATTTATCTGCTGGAGCTTTTAGGTCTGTACTTCGCCTCAGCAACAGCGATTCTTGCTGTGGGTCCTGGCCGGCTGTCTGTTGACGAATTGATTGCACGTCGGTTCAGTTCCGACGCACGTTCCCAGGCAGATCAGCTTGAATCCGCATTTTCTGCAGATCAAGTCTCAATCGAGGCTGTCAAGGCGGATGTGGTTGCCGACGGCGTCGGCTGA
- a CDS encoding nuclear transport factor 2 family protein gives MPAPTEEQWRELYDENVRFKDPTQERQGIQAYVEAQDGLMRRCDDVYLTPAAIAIDGPIAFVEWEMGLKIKGIEFIYPGTSRLRFNAAGKVEDHRDYFDFVGPTFEPVPVVGGFVRWLYKRFVD, from the coding sequence ATGCCCGCTCCCACCGAGGAGCAGTGGAGAGAGCTATACGACGAGAACGTGCGCTTCAAAGACCCGACTCAGGAGCGCCAGGGCATTCAGGCCTATGTCGAGGCACAGGATGGATTGATGCGGCGTTGCGATGACGTCTATCTCACTCCGGCCGCTATCGCCATTGATGGACCTATCGCATTCGTGGAATGGGAGATGGGCCTCAAGATCAAAGGCATTGAATTCATTTATCCAGGCACCAGTCGCCTGCGCTTCAACGCGGCAGGCAAGGTGGAGGACCACAGGGACTACTTCGATTTCGTGGGCCCAACCTTTGAACCGGTTCCGGTGGTTGGTGGTTTTGTGCGCTGGCTTTACAAGCGGTTTGTTGACTGA
- a CDS encoding chlorophyll a/b-binding protein — MPDQRYQYEPIEAFGESLTTNRPWNTSALEIVERINGRTAMVGFAAAIIGEWITGEGPAGQVIAVIRWYLS, encoded by the coding sequence ATGCCTGATCAGAGATATCAATACGAACCGATCGAAGCATTCGGAGAAAGCCTGACCACCAACCGTCCCTGGAATACCTCAGCACTTGAGATCGTTGAACGAATCAATGGACGCACCGCCATGGTGGGATTCGCAGCCGCGATCATCGGCGAATGGATCACAGGAGAGGGTCCTGCCGGGCAAGTGATTGCCGTGATCCGCTGGTACCTCAGCTGA
- a CDS encoding NAD(P)-dependent oxidoreductase, producing MTTITLLGTGLLGAAIGQRLIDKGFTLTVWNRNPARCAALVQAGAKQLNHPKEGLEAASAVITVLRDGPVTAEVIGSLGSLTGRCILPMGTMGISESVALAEQVRLQGGSLLEAPVLGSRPEALKGSLLVMAGGAQDVFEAQLPLLRQLASEPRLMGAVGTGAAAKLALNQLIASLTHGYSLALRLVQASGLDVDRFMEVLRPSALYAPTVDKKLERMMSHQYDDPNFSTSLLRKDLQLFLREARLAGVNATALEGLASLLERADGTDLDAGDYSALHELTDGR from the coding sequence ATGACCACCATCACATTGCTGGGTACTGGCCTTCTTGGCGCTGCGATTGGCCAAAGGCTGATCGATAAGGGCTTCACTCTGACCGTGTGGAACCGCAACCCCGCTCGTTGCGCAGCTTTGGTCCAGGCAGGAGCAAAGCAACTGAACCATCCCAAGGAGGGGCTTGAGGCTGCATCGGCTGTGATCACAGTGCTCCGCGATGGTCCCGTCACCGCTGAGGTCATCGGCAGTCTTGGTTCTTTGACGGGGAGGTGCATCCTGCCGATGGGCACCATGGGAATCAGTGAGAGCGTCGCCCTTGCTGAACAGGTTCGGCTTCAGGGCGGCTCTTTGCTGGAAGCACCGGTGCTCGGCAGTCGCCCTGAAGCGTTGAAGGGCAGCTTGTTGGTCATGGCCGGCGGCGCTCAGGACGTGTTCGAAGCTCAGTTGCCTCTGCTTCGCCAGTTGGCATCAGAGCCGCGCTTGATGGGCGCTGTGGGCACGGGTGCTGCCGCGAAACTGGCTCTCAATCAACTGATCGCCAGCCTCACTCATGGGTATTCACTGGCGCTGCGTTTGGTTCAAGCCTCCGGGCTGGATGTAGATCGCTTCATGGAGGTGCTGCGACCTTCCGCTCTGTATGCCCCCACCGTCGACAAGAAGTTGGAGCGGATGATGTCTCATCAATACGACGATCCCAATTTCAGTACCAGCCTGCTGCGCAAGGATCTTCAGCTCTTTTTACGGGAGGCGCGATTGGCAGGAGTCAATGCCACGGCTTTGGAGGGGCTCGCGAGCTTGTTGGAACGCGCTGATGGAACAGACCTGGACGCGGGGGACTACTCCGCACTTCATGAATTGACGGACGGACGATGA
- a CDS encoding DUF2811 domain-containing protein, producing the protein MDRNKLESCINPALAIATPEETPFVSMESEIPEVLFTAMKGFIGSNPNWDQYQVMTSALARFLYQNGCSERAVTERYLDDLFTSPTAALQQK; encoded by the coding sequence ATGGATCGCAACAAACTGGAAAGCTGCATCAATCCCGCTCTGGCCATCGCCACTCCTGAGGAGACTCCTTTTGTGAGCATGGAATCTGAAATACCTGAGGTTCTTTTCACTGCAATGAAGGGGTTCATCGGTTCCAATCCCAATTGGGATCAATATCAAGTGATGACCTCTGCATTGGCACGATTCTTGTACCAGAACGGTTGTAGTGAAAGAGCTGTGACTGAGCGCTATCTCGATGATTTATTTACATCGCCTACAGCTGCTCTGCAACAGAAATAG
- a CDS encoding glutathione S-transferase has protein sequence MTEVRSGAGALSWSALDALAPPAAERIDGPANAQATLRLFGQPEDSVRVTLFRDHHAWCPYCQKVWLWLEFRRIPYRIRKVTMRCYGPKEPWFTALVPSGMLPAVELDGRLITESDRILEALESSFGPVGAPMADRRVRRLRDLERLLFRAWCIWLCTPGLGERQELQARDQFQRVAKQMEQALANGGGRWLDPDAPDGSIPGTADLVFIPYVERMNASLAYFKGFALRREHPLIDRWLTALEQLDTYRGTQSDVHTHAHDLPPQMGGCWVDGNQAQQRMALAVDSGSGLDELERRWSSSGESVSARARALERVLRHRHTLLARNPLGDRFDQPLRAALTAMILEQPVIPERGSASALRYLRDRISVPRDMPLESARLLRQVLESTAAEDGDQHPDALPFEHRFDQDPRPFLN, from the coding sequence ATGACCGAAGTCCGATCCGGCGCTGGTGCGCTCAGCTGGTCTGCATTGGATGCACTTGCTCCGCCTGCAGCCGAGCGAATCGATGGTCCTGCTAACGCTCAGGCCACGTTGCGCCTGTTTGGTCAGCCTGAGGACTCGGTTCGGGTCACGTTGTTCCGCGATCACCACGCATGGTGCCCGTACTGTCAGAAAGTGTGGCTTTGGCTTGAGTTTCGCCGGATTCCTTATCGGATTCGCAAAGTGACCATGCGCTGTTATGGCCCTAAGGAACCCTGGTTCACTGCCCTCGTTCCATCCGGGATGCTGCCGGCTGTGGAGCTGGATGGACGTTTGATCACGGAAAGTGATCGCATTTTGGAGGCTCTGGAATCCAGCTTCGGACCTGTCGGCGCTCCCATGGCCGACCGCCGAGTCCGTCGGCTTCGGGATTTGGAACGTCTGCTGTTTAGGGCCTGGTGCATCTGGTTGTGCACTCCTGGTCTCGGAGAGCGACAGGAGCTTCAAGCCCGTGATCAGTTTCAGCGTGTTGCCAAGCAGATGGAGCAGGCACTCGCCAACGGTGGAGGGCGCTGGTTGGATCCCGATGCACCTGATGGTTCGATTCCTGGCACCGCTGACCTTGTGTTCATTCCCTATGTGGAACGGATGAATGCCTCACTCGCCTATTTCAAGGGCTTCGCGTTGCGTCGGGAACACCCGCTCATCGATCGCTGGCTCACGGCTCTTGAACAGCTCGACACTTATCGAGGCACGCAGAGCGATGTCCATACCCATGCCCATGATCTGCCGCCGCAGATGGGTGGTTGCTGGGTTGACGGCAACCAAGCTCAGCAGCGTATGGCTCTAGCGGTGGATAGCGGTTCAGGACTCGATGAGCTTGAACGTCGTTGGAGCTCCTCAGGTGAATCGGTGTCTGCGCGAGCGCGTGCTTTGGAGAGGGTGCTTCGGCATCGCCACACGCTTCTGGCAAGAAATCCTCTGGGGGATCGTTTTGACCAACCGCTGAGGGCCGCACTCACGGCAATGATTCTTGAACAGCCCGTGATACCAGAGAGGGGTTCGGCTTCAGCGCTGCGCTATTTGCGCGACCGCATCTCCGTGCCGCGCGACATGCCGCTGGAGAGTGCCAGGTTGCTGAGACAGGTTCTTGAGTCCACTGCCGCCGAGGATGGTGATCAGCATCCAGATGCACTGCCGTTTGAGCATCGTTTCGATCAGGACCCCAGGCCTTTTTTAAATTAG
- a CDS encoding pyridoxamine 5'-phosphate oxidase family protein: MPIDQETAMSLPPWRALVRGARQREGRSSGATWLQLATAATDGTPRVRTLVFRGWSPAGELELLTDVRSDKPSELISQPRVELCWLFRKAREQFRLRGTAVLVSAEQEPEALFDHWQRLSPSGRMVWAWPSPGEPFHLQGPWPEEVADDEPISDHLLIMRIALDRVEQLDLKPHPHLRRCWTVQDGWTEQRINP; encoded by the coding sequence ATGCCGATTGATCAGGAGACTGCGATGAGCCTTCCTCCCTGGCGTGCTCTTGTGCGTGGTGCTCGTCAACGAGAGGGACGCTCTTCTGGAGCGACCTGGCTGCAGTTGGCCACTGCTGCAACGGATGGAACACCCCGTGTGCGCACTTTGGTATTTCGAGGTTGGAGTCCTGCAGGGGAACTGGAGCTGCTCACTGACGTTCGCAGTGACAAGCCTTCTGAGTTGATCAGCCAGCCGAGAGTTGAACTGTGCTGGTTGTTCCGTAAGGCCAGAGAGCAGTTTCGTCTCCGTGGCACTGCCGTTCTGGTCAGTGCTGAGCAGGAACCGGAGGCGTTGTTCGATCATTGGCAGCGCCTGTCTCCCTCCGGTCGCATGGTCTGGGCCTGGCCGTCTCCTGGTGAACCCTTTCATTTGCAAGGGCCCTGGCCAGAAGAGGTTGCCGATGATGAGCCGATCTCCGATCACCTGCTGATCATGCGCATCGCCCTGGATCGTGTTGAGCAGCTCGACCTCAAGCCCCATCCCCACCTTCGCCGTTGCTGGACGGTTCAGGATGGTTGGACCGAGCAGCGCATTAATCCCTGA
- a CDS encoding AhpC/TSA family protein, with product MKAPEALLERIGDSHAQDQGFKRLILLLTQLGDFDSMEYAQAVVPVLPKLEQAGIRPLAIAIGDHAGAERFCSFTGMPREFLQVEPDSQLHQTLGLSPGLQAPGGPWPSLLLMCAGIGSPGTLAEVLRGYTGDRSAAQRFGGDEIVSTGLLPPIPAALFRRAGGEGFQRPFELATVRLRNMNEVLRHWRTYVPDDRFITQRGGTFLLDSDDSLLYVYRDRGILGYSATMQRPLAFLDPWLNHAD from the coding sequence ATGAAAGCACCAGAAGCATTGTTGGAACGCATCGGAGATAGCCATGCCCAAGACCAGGGCTTCAAGCGGCTGATTCTGCTGCTCACACAGCTCGGCGACTTTGACTCAATGGAATACGCACAGGCTGTGGTGCCAGTGCTACCCAAGCTCGAGCAGGCAGGGATCCGCCCCCTGGCCATTGCCATTGGTGATCATGCCGGAGCTGAGCGCTTCTGCTCATTTACGGGAATGCCAAGGGAGTTTCTCCAGGTGGAGCCAGATTCTCAGTTGCATCAGACCCTTGGCTTGTCTCCTGGTTTACAGGCTCCTGGAGGGCCCTGGCCATCTCTTCTGCTGATGTGTGCCGGCATCGGTTCTCCTGGAACCCTCGCCGAGGTGTTGCGTGGTTACACCGGCGACCGTTCGGCTGCTCAGCGCTTCGGCGGCGACGAAATTGTTTCCACAGGCCTCCTGCCTCCAATTCCTGCTGCCCTATTCCGCCGAGCCGGGGGCGAGGGTTTTCAGCGTCCTTTTGAGCTAGCAACGGTTCGGCTGCGCAACATGAATGAGGTGCTCCGTCACTGGAGGACGTACGTGCCGGATGATCGTTTCATCACGCAGCGCGGCGGTACCTTCCTTTTGGATAGCGACGATTCCTTGCTCTACGTCTACCGCGATCGAGGCATTCTTGGATATTCGGCAACCATGCAGCGCCCGCTCGCGTTCCTCGATCCCTGGTTGAATCATGCCGATTGA